A window of the Helianthus annuus cultivar XRQ/B chromosome 4, HanXRQr2.0-SUNRISE, whole genome shotgun sequence genome harbors these coding sequences:
- the LOC118491624 gene encoding disease resistance protein RGA5-like yields MQQKIVVKVSMNGDKKTRKALKIAVSISGVESASFVGSDKDQIAVTGEGIDSVELTTLLRKKVGYTELVSVGPVEAKKDEPKPTVQIDPYQYYYQSYGVPYYYYVY; encoded by the coding sequence ATGCAGCAAAAGATTGTGGTGAAGGTGAGCATGAACGGCGACAAGAAAACCCGTAAAGCTCTTAAGATCGCGGTTAGTATATCTGGAGTTGAATCCGCGTCTTTCGTTGGGTCAGATAAAGACCAGATAGCGGTGACCGGTGAAGGTATAGACTCGGTTGAACTAACAACCTTACTAAGAAAAAAGGTTGGATACACGGAGCTGGTAAGCGTTGGTCCGGTGGAGGCGAAGAAAGACGAACCAAAGCCCACCGTGCAAATTGATCCTTATCAGTACTACTATCAAAGCTATGGCGTGCCCTATTATTATTATGTATATTAG
- the LOC110938086 gene encoding disease resistance protein RGA5-like, which produces MQQKIVVKVSMDGDKKTRKALKIAVSISGVESASFVGSDKDQIAVTGEGIDSVELTTLLRKKVGYTELVSVGPVEAKKEEPKPTVQVDPYEYYYHSYGVPYYYVSPY; this is translated from the coding sequence ATGCAGCAAAAGATTGTAGTGAAGGTGAGCATGGACGGGGACAAGAAAACCCGTAAAGCTCTGAAGATCGCGGTTAGTATTTCCGGAGTTGAATCCGCGTCTTTCGTTGGGTCAGATAAGGACCAGATAGCAGTGACCGGTGAAGGTATCGACTCCGTTGAACTAACAACCTTACTAAGAAAAAAGGTTGGATACACGGAGCTGGTAAGTGTTGGTCCAGTGGAGGCAAAGAAAGAAGAACCAAAGCCCACTGTGCAAGTTGATCCTTATGAGTATTACTATCATAGCTATGGTGTGCCCTATTATTATGTATCTCCGTATTGA